A stretch of DNA from Salvelinus sp. IW2-2015 linkage group LG20, ASM291031v2, whole genome shotgun sequence:
NNNNNNNNNNNNNNNNNNNNNNNNNNNNNNNNNNNNNNNNNNNNNNNNNNNNNNNNNNNNNNNNNNNNNNNNNNNNNNNNNNNNNNNNNNNNNNNNNNNNNNNNNNNNNNNNNNNNNNNNNNNNNNNNNNNNNNNNaaccatataaggctgattaccagacctaaacatagaaacacaaaacatagaaatgcccacccacactcacgccctgaccgactaacacatacaaacaacagaaaataggtcaggaacgtgacagtattactgaactgttggagctagaaacacaagcattttgctgcacctgcgataacatctttgtacgcgaccaataaactttgattaaattttaTTTGAAACATTGGGAGACAGACAGTCACAATATCATTTAGAGTAAGTTCACTCAAGTCAATGTGGTCTACACAAAGCAGGAGCAGAAGAAGGCTTTCTCGAGTCGAGTTTACTTGACCACTTCTCTGTGAAGAGAGAAGGAGTTGAGAAAACAGCTGAGTGCTGTAGTATAGTAAAGTACCTCCATTAGCTCCTCATCCTGCTGGTCGAACGGCTTCCCATCTTTCCTGTTGTAGAATGTAGCCACGCCCACAATCTCTTCCATCATGTTGACAATTGGCATGGACAGCACATTCTTTATGGTCCAACCACTGTCATCCAAGGGCTCTGACTGCATCATGGGAAGACACAAAGTAAATGCTCAACAGGAATTATGCAAGTTGCTTAACTTTTTGTCAAAACTACATATAAGAATACCTGATTTTATAATGAAGCAAAATGTACCTGAAACTTGAACATCTCCTCTGTTGTGGGATTCATGATGTTACATATCTAAATATTCATAATAAACAGTACAGCATCAACAACACATGCAAATCGTGGCAATTTGAATGTTCTCGCATTTTAAGTCAATTCCAAATTCTGAAAGCATTTCAAACGCTACTGGAATGCTAGTTAAAAGGGGGAACTTACAAGACCAGTTTCGGCCACATATGTGGGCAATCCAGTACACAACACCCAGTGTTCTAGAGTGGGAGTCCTGTTGACAGGAGACAGTCAGACAATACACATGGATTATTCCtctatacagtatcatacagggTTGTAACTACTTCAACTATACAGAAATGTTCAGAGAAAGGTGAGAGAAACATACGCGATAACTTTGATATCCTCTTTTCCATGCAAAATATAATCAATGACTTTGTAGAATATGACTTCCTAGAATCACAGATAATCCCCAAAAAAATCACAAATGAGAATTTGCAGAACAAATGCAAAACGGTAAAGAGCTGTTAATGTGGTAATAAGTAGATAGATATGAACACTTACTCTGCCATCAGGAGTAAGAGGTCCAGCGTAGGGGGGCTGATCTCCCATCAACACTGGCCAGATGTCAAAGAACTCCTATAGCAACAAAGCAATGACACAGATGGATTGTCACACACAGCATattaataatatactgtatagtgccATATGAGATATgtcatgtaggctacagtattaccAGAGGACCCATAATAACTTATGGGTCCTTTATGATTAATTATATCACTTGAATAAATTATTTTTAATGGGTTATTGACCTTCGATTTGAGCATCTGTGACCATTTAAGTAAATCTTAAATTATTTAAAGTGTGTCATTGCAATGGTGTTGCTACTCCTACTGGTGGCAGAATGTTATCATAATGATACAAATTATACAAATTAAAGTCATTAAACTGCCATATTAGTTGATTTAGAATAGGAAGATGtgcccaaatacatttaaacaaaacacattttagacAAATTAAGTCATTTTTTTCCAAAATGCCATGCTGAAATGTCACCGCAATTGAAGAATGACCCGGATACATGCTGACAGAGCATCACCTTCTCCTTTGTCATATCCAGTAGGCCCACAGAGTACCTGTCACAGTTCAGGTATGCCCGCACTGTATACAGGGCTTTATGGAACTGTCTCTCAATGTCTGTCAGCTCCTCAAACACCTTGTTGGCGGACCACAACAGGACCTATACCCGACAGAAATGAACAACCACAAAGGATTAGTTAAAAACCAGTTGGTTGCTATATCCATAAATGTGTGAAAGCTAATTAAGagcctttttttgtgtgtgcaccATATTGTCATTGACAACTATTCCTTCCTCTGAATATCAGCGCAGACAGCAGACTCACCTGTCCTTTTCGAGTCTCACAGTTGTACAGGTAGTTCAGCTGATAAATCTTCAGGTTCAAAGAGGCTATTCTGAGATACTTCAGAAAAAGCTGGGGGACAGAAATTCGGAATTATTCTTAGAGTGAATTACATACATTGATGTGTAATTAAGGTGGTAGAGGGAAGGCAAGAAGGATGAacgcatgtactgtatgtggaaaCAGGTGTAAATGTGACCATCCTCTTCATAAAGGCAATACAGTTTGTATGCGTTCCTTGTTGGATATGTTTGTGTTCTACAACAGCATCCAGTGTTTGTATGCTGCATATGCTTTCAGTGAACAAACTTTGGGATTGGGGAAGGCCTCTTGATTACCATTttgtttttagtcatttagcagatgctcttatccagagcaatttacaggagcaattagggttcaGTGCCttgcctttcggttactggcccaacactcttaaccgctaggctacctcccTCCCATCCCCAACTAATTCAGGCTCTAACGtcatgtcattttttatttatttaatttatttcacctttatttaaccaggtaggccagttgagaacaagttctcatttacaactgcgacctggccaagataaagcatagcagcgcgacacaaacaacagcacagagttacacatggaataaacaaacgtacagtcagtgacacaatagaaaaaatctatatactgtgtgtgcaaatgaggtaagattagggaggtaagacaataaataggccgtagtggcaaagtaattacaatttagcaatttaacactggagtgtgcagatactggggtgcaaaggagcaaaaaaaaaaaatttaataaataacaatatggggatgaggtagttggatgggctatttacagatgggctatgtacaggtgtagtgatctgtgagctgctccgacagctaatgcttaaagttagtgagggagatatgagtctccagcttcagtgatttttgcaatttgttccagtcattggcagcagagaactggaaggaaaggctgccaaaggaggattaggctttgggggtgaccagtgaaatatacctgctggagcgcgtgctacgggtgggtgatgctatggtgaccagtaatgACCTCATCATAGTATTTCCATTGTGACTGTGTGGGATTTCCGTGCTGACACATGGAGATGTGTGGATCATATTCTCAGAGACTCACTTAATCCTCAGTACTCACATCCTCATCCTCAGTGCTGAAGTGGGGTCCAGTGGTCTTGTTCAGGGCCATGATCACAGCCACCACATCCTCTCCGTTCATGATAGGCGAGGCTAATATGTTCCTGGTTTTGTACTCTGTCAGGTCATCAACAAACGAGCTGAAGTGACTGCTCTGTATGGCAGAAAACCAAACAAATCACTGACATTAGAGATCACACATGGATGTGTTAAGATGGGTCTATAAGTCAATACATGGGCTTGGTATTGAGCCTTTTTCAGTTTACATATCATTATAGACCACAGATTAATACATGTTAACCTCTGGCAAATTCAAGATAAAAGACAATGTATAAAAGGGATATATGTAGCTATTCTGTTAAGAAATACACTTCAATATCAAGAGTGAATGTAAATCTGGGCAATGTGAAATATACATTTATCAATTTATAAATAGCTTCATGCTGACCCCAGTGTAAACGCCCCAAGACAGGTGCCATAATCCCAGATACAGCAGGGGGTAACGGGATATATAATAACTGGATTATGTCTGTCGAGAGGATTTATATTGTTTCCAGATATACATTTAGAAGCTCCCCACAGAACAGTATAGTTGCCATACTACTTTATGTGGCACTATGTTTTAACAAGAATAACATGTGAAAACTATGTGTATGTTAAAATAGTCACGGAATAAATAACTTTTTCACTTGTTTGTCTGGCTGAACATGAACTTGATGCATCTatctattttgtatttgtttgttatTTGTGGCAGTAGGTACAGCTAAAATATATTATAATGTGGGAGTGTGTGACAAGGCCCCTGAAAAGGTTATTGACACAATCACACTGAAGCCACTGGCTCCTAGACTCTgggacactgtctgtctgttccaatCACTACCACAATGTTTATGTCCTAACCTCTgggacactgtctgtctgtccccatcaCTACCACTGGCTCCTATTCTCTaggacactgtctgtctgttccaatCATTACCGCAATGTTTATGTCCTAACCTCTgggacactgtctgtctgtcccaatCACTACCACAGCGTACGTTTATGTTTCATTTCCACAATCTGACTCTTACCTCATTGGCATCTTTCAAATTGATGTGTTTCTTGGTCTGGGCCACATTTCCCACCACCCCAAGGTCCAGGGGGAAGACTATCTCATGGTCAGGGTGAACCACACAGTCGTCCAGCTCAGACTCTGTGGTGATGTTGAAAAGACGCGTGGCTAGCTCCGCGATGCCGTTCCTCTCCCGGTACATGAACAGGCTGCAGCGGTCAGCTTGGATCAGGGCGACGATCCTCTTCAGGATCTTGAACACCACTTTCTCCATGTTCACATTCTCCTGCATTTCTTTGATCAGGTCGAAAAGGATCTGGCCTTCCTCTATCTGGCTCAGCTCCTGTAACATCCCAAAATCCACCTTGGACTCCGAGATCCCCGCCATCACAGAGAGGGCCCCTGGTGTGAGCTTCTTGTTGAAGTAGCCCTGGGCGAAAGCCGGGTTTCCATCCAGGAACTTTTCAACATCTTCCTTTGTCGCACTCATCTTGGGTTAGGGATGTACTGGTTCTACCCCAGTCCCAGTATTCAAACCAATGGTCTCCAAAAATACGACAAAACCAATTATCTATTGATTACTGGCAAATAAAAAAGTGGACACATTCACACCATGTTATCCCAAAACACCCTGAATAAAGAGGGCACATTTGTTAGGTCCTGCTGTGAACAGAGGATACACCTGCAATAACAGGGGAGGGAGGGCTGAGTCCAATCCCACTGTCATCAGCAAGCTTTTCTCTTAATAGTGTTGAAGGTGAACCAGGATCTGCTCATGCAAAACTGATCAGGTGATCACTATGAAGGAGGCCATCCCAGTCCAGTCCTATCATTGAGATGTATGGGGGTCTATGAGATAATAAGACAAGCCTGATGATAAAATGGCAATAATCTTTCCACCCCGGCTATATTAAGGTTCCTTAACCATCTTATACAAAAGGTCAGCTGGATAATCTCCACATGAATAGATTCATACTATCAAATCTGCTACCTGTGAGTGAGACGAGGCTGGCGAGGGAGGTGTGTCATAGTCATATGTTTCGTTCATATGAACCTGCGCGTGTCTGTCCTCGTTTATGAGGGTATATGCTTACGGGCATTTGCTTATGAGTGTGTATAAAATAATTCAGTCTGTAATCTTTGTTATTCAGTATTATGTTGGATATAACTactattattttataataaatataaaattgATTCAACACTTCTTTAATCACAATTACAGTATAAAGCTCTGAAACGAATGGGGCCTGTCAGTACATATGCATGCAGCAAGGGGAACTGACAGATCTGACAGCAGAGGAACTGTTGATCCCAAGGCATTATATTCATCTAAGATACTCTCTACACATGGAGATGAGGGATTTAACAAATGTACACATCCAATGATACTAGCTGTAATATTAATCCAACCATTGCATGCCTCTACATTAGCTGTTCGTCACCAATGAACTGTTGCCCCTTTGTGGTGCGTTACGTCCATGGTGCATGGGCCACATTTTAACCTAGAGATACAGTGTTACAACACAAGATGGCAGCCGGCTCATACTAAGGACCAAGCTAATTGTGCTTGTACTGTTAATCATTGCTACTGAGGCTGACCATGCCATTGAGATTCAAGCCATCAGTAttcaagagattttgtttaaccaGTACATATTAGAACCATTGCTTGTTTGTCATACTCCTGTTATTTTCTATTGGCACTAGAATTCTTCAATGTCAGTTCAATTAATTTGATATGCCAGATATTGTCAGCAAATGTATACTCCCTCTCAGCCTCTTTCCCAAAGGTTGAATGAATAAAAAGCAACAACAAACCTAGACTTACTTTCCACTGGTCTAAATGATTACAGTAACCTGGTAACCAAAATACCAACATTGAACGCCTGTACAGAAAAAGCTGTGCGTTGTCTAACGCAGTACAATATCGTATGCTATTGTCAATAGACATCCATGTGCCAGCAATCTTCCCTGAGGTCTAAGATCAAGTGTGTGGTTACAAGCATAAATATAGTACAGGCATCAGCTTGGAGTGGCTTTTCAAAGAACTACAAAACAGCTAAAGAACTACAGACTACAGAACAACTAAACAACTACATAACATCTAAAGAACTACAGAACTACAGACCAACTAAAGAACTACAGAACAACTAAATAACTACAGAACAACTAAAGAACTACAGAACAACTAAAGAACTACATAACAACTAAAGAATTACAGAACAACTAAACAACTACATAACAACTAAAGAACTACTAATGCCCAAAGAGCTATCCCAGAAATAGACAATAACACTGGGTGTAATGCCTCAAAGTAGTGTTGAGAAAGATTACAGTACACAATGCTCTAACTACTGGAAGTGCCTTTAGTTAAATTAATGAAGATTGAATGAAGAGGGGTGGTGCCACTCCTCTGCTGAGCCCGTTAGCCAATCATTCATGCCCTTTGCCATCATCCTCTGTGTCCACTCCTCAGAGCCAAATGTCCCCAGAGAACTCCAGACAGCTCCAGACAGCTCCTGGCAGGAGGCTCCAGGTACTGGGATTACACTCTTATACTGGTAACAGgtggacagtggtggaaaaagtacctaattgtaatacttgagtaaaagtaaagataccttcatagaaaatgactaaagtaaaatttaaattcacccagtaaaatactacatgagtaaaagtctaaaagtatttggttttaaatgtatttatgtatcaaaagtaaaagtatgaataatttcacattccttatattaagaagaCTGCACTATTTTCATATtttctacagatagctaggggcacactccaacactcagacataatttacaaacaaagtgtttgtgtttagtgagtccgccagatcagtcagtagggatgaccagggttgttctccgggaaaatatatggagtgaaaagtacattattttctataggaatgtagtgaagtaaaaggaaagttgtcaaaaatagtaaagtacagctaCTCCAAAAAaccacttaagtagtactttaaagtatttttactgaagtactttacaccagtgcAGGTGGATGAGAAAAGCCTCAGCAGAAAATAGACTCCATTGAGACAGTACATGCTTGTGGTAAAAATAGGCATGTCATGTAAAAAGAAAATGGTCTTCTTAAATAACTACGATCATGCAACTATACTAAGATCCTGGTGAGGTCATCTCACATGGCACTTGTTACACAATATTATTAAAGTCACCTGATCAGGGTGAATCTCCCCAGATGAAGAGAGCAATCTAGGACATTTCAGCCTCACACTGCAGGCTCAAAAtggaaatagtgtgtgtgtgtgtgtgtgtgtgtgtgtgtgtgtgtgtgtgtgtgtgtgtgtgtggtgtgtgtgtgtgggtgtgtgtgtgtgtgtgtgtgtgtgtgtggtgtgtgtgtgtgtgtgtgtgtgtgtgtgtgtgtgtgtgtgtgtgtgtgtgtgtgtgtgtgatgtgatagtttttggtgtgcgtgcgtgtgtgagtgcgttcatgtgtatgtgacacaaCAGAAGCGTTAGTGTTTATTGTATCATGTTGTTTCCAGCTGAGTTCATACACTGAGACTCCATAGAACACAAGTGTTACGTAACAAACATAACCTTAAAGCCATGCCAGTTATGTACATCACATATACATGGATCAGAACCAAACAAAGCCTATCTAAAACACTAGCTCACAAAGCACACCTTGTCCCCAGGCTAATTTCTACCGGATAGTAATAGCTTGACAGAGAGCTGATGGATGAGACTACAATATTGAGACTACAAGATACTCTTTTAGCCAGCTGGCTGTTTTATCATACTTCAGGATCTCCAAACTAGTGTCAAGGTCTACAACTGAGCAGTGCTGCTGGCAGTgggtgatttttatttatttttatatatacattctgTCACGTAAAGAGCACATCtcaagaagttaaataaaatacatgtaaGTGCCtgttaagtgccaaataaagttacagggttgaccgtaacagggttgacaatttcattttcaattagccataaatccccttgtgacagcaGGAATGGAAGCTTGTATGCAACAGGCaaacttcacaaaataaaaataatcttttttttttgcctgtttaTTTATGGGTAACAGgcttgacgtgttatgctcgacccggtcagtttttcaccacaaaacaccagaaaattgccaaaaagCACAGAACCAGCTCTTCTGCTTtaaactatgatttgactattagatgttcaatgtttcttttgaataaTAATTAAAGAAGGAATATGGTTTTAAGATTTTAAAATGAGAGTAATCCcgcgtggctcagttggtagagcatggcacttgcaatgccagggttctGGGTTTGATTTCCACTGGGGACCAGAACAAAAATGTATGCGctcattactgtaagtcgctctggataagagcgtctgcgaaatgactaaaatgtaaaaatgagatTTAAGTTCACGTATTACACTCTTTGGCgttccccataggggaaccctttttggttccagataaaaccattttggttccatgtagaaccatgttGGGTTctgtgtagaaccctctgtggataggattctacatggaacccaaaacagttctacttggaaccaaaagtgttctaccttgaaccaacaagggttcttcaaattgttctcctatggggacagccgataGCACCTTTTTTACTAAGAGTGCGGGGTTGACTTTAAAATGAAGGACatgttttttactttaaaatgaatcactaatcacatgaaattgtcacgatcttggaaatgagcggaccaaggcgcagcatgagtaTAGTTCCACACATTTATTTAAGTGAAACTAACAAAACTAAATAACGAAACTTACAAAGACCGTGAGGAtgtagtgcccaaacacactaacacaaacaatatcccacaaatgcaggtggggaaaaagcctacctaaatatgatccccagttagaggcaacgattaccagctgcctctaattgggaaccacacaaaccaccaacctagaaatctataaactagataacccccccagtcacggtctgacctaaacaccatagagaaccgagggctcactatggtcagggcggtgacataccccccccccccaaaggtgcggactccagccgcaaaacctgaaaccaaatgggagggtaggggggggtgactagtgtcggtggcCGCTCTGGTGCGGGTCTTTGCCCCCGCCCAGACCACGGGTCTGGCCATGGAACGGGTAGAACGCCGTTcccggactgggcatcggcgcagaggaggaccccggccatggagctgagttggATGCCATGCCCGGACTGGACCCCGACGCAGaaaaggctccggccttggagccggactggacgccatgcctggactgggcaccagcGCAGAGAAAGGCTCCGGCCTttgagcgggactggacgccgtgcctggactggacatcggcgcagaggaaaggctcctgccatggaccaggactggacaccgtgcctggactggacatcggcgcagaggaagactccCGCACTGGAACAGGACTGGACGCCttgcctggaagctccggaccgttggACCGTCGCTgtaggttccggaccgttgaccgtcgctggaggttccggaccgttgacagTTCGGGGAGGTTCCGAACTTGTGGACCGTcgcggaggttccggactgtgaaaccgtcgccggaagcttccggactgtgaaccgtcgccggaagctctggactgtgaaccgtcgccggaagctctggactgtgaaccgtcgccggaagccctgggctgtgaaccgtcgccggaagctctggactgtgaacctcgccggaacctccagcgaggtCAACGGTCCTGAGCTTCCAGGcaaggcgtccagtccagctcatGGCAGGAGCTGCGCCGTGGCCAgcccaggcacggtgtccaggtCCAGCTCCAAGGCGAGCCTGCCTCTGCACCGtggcccagtccaggcacgtgtccagtcccgctccatggcaggagcttcctctgcgccggtgctcagtccaggcacggcgtccagtcccgctccatggcaggagccttcctctgcgccgatgcccagtccaggcacggtgtctagttccgctccagggcaggagccttcctctgcgccggtgcctagtccagcacggtgtccagtccagctccatggccggagcttCTTTCTgccgccgatgcccagtccaggcacggcgttcagcccggcACCATGGTCGGATCCGGGGTCTGGGGGCTacgacccgcaccggagccgccaccgacactagtcaccccccctaaccccccatgggtttcaggttttgcggccggagtccgcaccttcggtgggggggggggggtactgtcacgccctgaccatagagagcccttgtttctctatggtgtagtaggtcagggcgtgactagggggcaTTCTAGcttataatttctatgttgtgttctagtttatattttctatgtttgtgttttgtatgattcccaattagaggcagctggtaatcgttggctctaattggggatcatatttaagtagctatttttcccacctgtgtttgtgggatattgttttgtgtttgtgcatgtgtaccacgtagtcacgtttcattggttgatatattttgttttgcttaagtttcactttggAATAGAGATGTGGAACTCCAATCACGCTgggccttggtccgtctctccacacgaacgtgacagaactaaataataataatcttcagaaataactttgtcaaagcaacaaaacaacTAGAGCTTACAATCATAGTGAAATCTTAAACCTGGGTTAGGTAGGTTAAAATCTTTCTGTAAGTCTCAGAAATGAACATGTCAATaggctgaattttggcacttacAAGTCTTTATTTTGGCATAAAAGATCTGATTTATTGTATTCTCTGTTTGGTCTATATTAAAGAGAACTTAAATGAATATAACAGCTTTTAAAATTCTATTTGGTGCAAAATGTCTACTTCAAATATCAAGGATGACGCAAAATACACTTATTTTGTGGAACGACACTAGTATTCC
This window harbors:
- the LOC111981623 gene encoding rod cGMP-specific 3',5'-cyclic phosphodiesterase subunit beta-like; its protein translation is MSATKEDVEKFLDGNPAFAQGYFNKKLTPGALSVMAGISESKVDFGMLQELSQIEEGQILFDLIKEMQENVNMEKVVFKILKRIVALIQADRCSLFMYRERNGIAELATRLFNITTESELDDCVVHPDHEIVFPLDLGVVGNVAQTKKHINLKDANESSHFSSFVDDLTEYKTRNILASPIMNGEDVVAVIMALNKTTGPHFSTEDEDLFLKYLRIASLNLKIYQLNYLYNCETRKGQVLLWSANKVFEELTDIERQFHKALYTVRAYLNCDRYSVGLLDMTKEKEFFDIWPVLMGDQPPYAGPLTPDGREVIFYKVIDYILHGKEDIKVIATPTLEHWVLCTGLPTYVAETGLICNIMNPTTEEMFKFQSEPLDDSGWTIKNVLSMPIVNMMEEIVGVATFYNRKDGKPFDQQDEELMEAMTNFLGWSHLNTDTNDRMKMMENRKDIAQDMVLYHVKCRDDEIQKILKTRQYFDREPCDCEEDEFLQILKKELPGPKKFEIYEFGFSDFDCTELELVMCGIQMYYEVGVVKKFQVPQEVLVRFLFSISKGYRKITYHNWRHGFNVGQTMFTLLTTGNLKRYYTDLEVMAMITSAFLHDIDHRGTNNLFQVKSGNPLAKLHGSSVLERHHLEFSKFLLADESLNIYQNLNRRQNEHAIHLLDIAIIATDLQLYFKKRTMFQKIVDLSKTYEDEKKWVDWMSLETTRKEIVLAMMMTACDLSAITKPWEVQSKVALFEAAEFWEQGDLEREVLEKQPITMMDRNCAGQLPKLQCGFIDFVCTFIYKELSRFHPAIQPMYDGLLNNRKEWKAKQEEYEAKQAILEAQSGSKTCSVC